ATCATAGAAGGGACAGGAATCCTTCATTTGAGCGGACTCTCCACTTCGACGCATTTTATCACGGGTGCTCATGTACTTCTGTCatagtttttgttttacttttaccCGACATTGTAGTGCTGTTCTGTTATAgcctctttccttcattttttgagaaaacaaaagaaacacttaTGTTGTTATGTGTTGAGGATAATTGAcatttaatccatccatccatccatcttctataccgctttatccttttcagggtcacggggaaacctggagcctatcccagggagcatcgggcacaaggcagggtacaccctggacagagtgccaatccatcacagggcacaatcacatacacattcacacacccattcatacactacggacattttggacaatcagcctaccatgcatgtctttggactggggaaggaaaccggagtacccggaggaaacccccgcaacacggggagaacatgcacaaacGAACCATACTCGGACCATCTCCGGAGGTGCAGTTCGCTTTTGGGTCCTTTTAGGggggtctgagatcacttgGTTTGTTCACATATACACGCTGAACCGCTCCGAGAGCGTTTGGAGGGCTCAAACGAACtaggtgtgaaaacaccctaaaattatgatgtgtttataaatAGATATTAATTTAATTGTCACTCTTGGcgaatcgctgtggtataaaaggaagaaaaaaaaaaaaaaaaaaaaacacttggtGACATAAAACAAGTATGGCATTATAAATAACAGTAACTCGCCactctgttgattatttttctagaacagcacgTCCCACTGTGTTTTATTCACACTTAAGAGCAAGTGAAATTTCTTTCTAggttctttcactctctttgtTCCCTCTCTGTGAAAAAGAATGTTAAAGATATGTTTAAATGCATGGGCACTGACCTGGACACCCAGAGAACACTGTAAACGGAGGAACGACTGTCTCCGGAGGCAGGACCGTGTTATCCAGTATTTTACAGCAGTCTTTCAACACACACCGCCGAccctgcaccacacacacactcacttacttCACTTTAATAACATGGCAGCTGGATGCATGTTCTGAATTTCTGTGATTCACAGTGTGTCATAATTATGCAGCTCCATTCCATCATATAAACATcgctccacacacactcaccctcaaTCCACTGTGGTGTTAACTGGAATGGTGGGAATGTGGACTatggccctgtttacactggtgcgttttgaaatgaaaacgatcctcgtccacactggcgtttctgctgtgtttcagaaacgatctccgtccacactacgcgaccgaaaacgcatgtcacatgaccattcatgcacactgggcatgcgcatacgagtgtaaacaggaagttggttgctagtccaaaccggcgttccatgtagggcttacgccgcttgaaaCGAGATTTGTTgtcgattgctctaatcatagctcgcctcttgcgcatgtaggcagctgcagtattataaaatacagaatttaactgcacaatggctgctaagaataacaacaaagccagcaaagcttgcggttcagtctccgtgttgttgtatatgatcaaggtagcgtaatggtcatattgtacgggcttgacgaatcagggaaggttacacaatgatccagaagacccaatcagggggtgAATGTGGGCAAAGCCatgccttcgttttcaaaagtcttcattttggtccgtttacactgaaacgcgagcccggagttttcaaactaaaaggGGATTTTCGGGGTTTCCAGaagtctccgttttcgagggtcgaaaacgccggagtagtgtagatgacaggcgtaaccgtaacAAAAGTTTTCAAACGAAAACGttctagtgtaaacagggcctataCAGTGAATAGCGGTGGGGTGTTGATTAGCTGAGatatgtttggtgtctgaagtttgcttcttaACCTTACGTTCACACTAGGAAGTAACAAAGTGACAGGTGATCATTCATTTTCTACGTACGTGCGTGACACAGACAGAGGCGAACAACAATGCGACAGCGGAAAGGAAGTACAAGAGATCGCCACTGCCTCTGGTGAGTATATGTACAgagtacagttagcttgcttgGCTAATTCGCTCACAAAGCCTGGCAGGTAACATGTAAATACATACAACAGGCTGCAGAGGACTTGACCGTTGCTAGTGTGAATGCAGGGTAAATCTGCTCGTTGTTTAAGGCAACACAGGAATCCAACTGGACTGACTAGGAATATACATATAAACTACGTACGATGACGCAGTTTTTCCCGATGTGAACGTATGAGCCGATCTGAGCCGCATTTACAACGCAGTCCTCCTCTATGAACACGTGATCTCCGATGTGCAAGGGGAAGAAAGCCACCCTGTGGAAACAAGACAAATATCCTATACTGAGTATTCGTACTCAGGAGGATAATACAGTCCCTGAAAGTCTGATTCCGTATCAGATTTGATTTGATCTTCCACATTAGCACAACGTGTCTAAAATGCCTATTGTAAGAATTTCCTAGTGCAGtgcttctcaaactttttgtagCCAGGGACCCCCTTCAACTGTGAAATAAattcattgtttaaaataaaaaaaatttttttgggaGCCACAGAGCTTTCTAGTCTAAGACATTAGGCCTGAGTTGAccttggtgcttggacccctaaatataataatatatatttaataattagtccctccaggattttgcgaccgcagaaatgaacgcaaaatcaagcaaatgccGCAACATATGGTGgaccttgcaatttttcaaaaattaccacagatttgggcaaagatacatcatgtgatgtcatcacgatgcacattcagccaaagccttcttcgattcacgtgcatcgaaaaTGAGTAAAGCtaaaaaaggtctcatttaccaacaaacatcactaaaATTGCAATTCCGCTAATTCAAGTAATTTTAcgcaaagaaaacagaaaaaaaaaataattttgaaaaaagccacagcaaaatagagcatttttttgtggaaacaatcgccaaaaaaaaaatctacaaaatcctgtacggactgaataaCCTTGAAAATGGCGGCTGTGGTCTATGCTACTGTAACAAAATGCTTCATAGTCCCCAGGAGGTCCCTGGTCCCCACATAGAGAACCACTGTCCCAATGCAGTACATCGGTTACTGTGAGAAACTACTGGGAGATATCCTGAGCTCTGGAATAACAGGAATGGTGCAGCCCTAATCAAAATCCTTTTATATTATCTGCGCGTAGATCAGCTGAGATATTACACTACATTAGCACTAAAGACCAGCTGAAGGCCATCTAATGCTTCTCAAAGCATTAGTTTTTGGCAAAAAACTAATTTCAGAAGTAGATACGCTAGAAAACAAATGTCTTGTATTtagggctgggtaaaaaaaatataaattctcCGATTTTAATCGATCTTCAATGTAACAAAACAATATTGATTTGTGAAATCCCCAAATCGATTCTTAATACACGTGCTTTACTTGAGAGGctgtgaatattatctgtacTTCGCCTCTCGTCCTGAACATGTCTCCACCTTTcctgttttgaattttgaaggcggttttatttcttaaacatgtttcaagttgttaatggatttcactgttgcacatttacaatgtttttattttttacattaatgtgcagtttgtgcttaccttgtgtgcattgtatgtacatatttatgatttcttgttacaatgtttgttcctcaaagtaaaagtaaaaagtaattaaacataactgTGTGCGCGCCCTATTGCTAATGTAAACGTGTATTTCAGTAACATAGGTAAGTAGGAGGAtttcagttaccagcatttatattaaaatatggatTTCATGTCTGctaaactaacattttaaaagaaatattgataactaaCCGATACTGAATCGAATCCATATAAATGAGAATCGAATCACCAAATTGGTCGCAATACCCAGCCCTACTTGCATTGCGATTCTAAATCACCATCTGTTCTTGATTTTGTGCATCTTGATGGGACACTTCCAGCTCCTTACCCCTTGCTGAACTTTTTAAACGGCGGCCGGATCACACTCCTGCTCTTGATGACGCAGTGCCTGCCAACTCTGACATTAGCCAGATCTCCTCTGATGATGCAGTCGTTCATCACTATGGTCTGATAAGAGACAGAAAACCACGTTCAGACTAACAGACACATAATATTACATGTAAGTGGAGATGTCAATCTGGGCTTACTTTTCCATTCAGGACAATGTTCTGGCTCCCACACAGAACCGACTGCCTGCTCACTTTATTGCCTGACGCCTGCAgggaacacaaaacacaaaaatattcaaacaagaaaaatgtaaggagtaaaCAGCATCAGATAGTTCCCATAATAACGGTTACTATAGGTGTATCTCCATGATCAATATTTATCAGCATCACGTATAACTGTAACACGAAACGGCTTGAGAGTGGTGATTTGATTCCGCACGTTGACGTTgtttccttttgaaacaggaagtcagagtgatGAAGTGCTTGACTGATTTACACTGATTGTTTCGAGATGCGCCACACCCACGCGGAAGCTCCAAACTGCAAACAATAGCTTAGGAATGAGATAAATATGAAGAACAGCAAAAAGTTAAAGTGAGAGACAGTGTATAAAGATGAGATAGCGAGCTATTCCAGCACTGAACAGCCACGAGTTAGTAAAACACTCCTCTGAAAAGTGTCAAATAACTGTGAACAAACTGTGTTACTTGTGTTCTCAACCAAGGGATGGTTGGAATAGTGTGCAGGAAGTCGAAagccccaaacaaacaaaaacaaacaaacaaacaaacaaacaagcaagcaagcaagcaacaATACACAAACGAACCATGTTTGCTGCTAACACATAGCTACTATAGAGCAAGCCCCGCCCCAGGGGCGGGACATATACgctctagagagcatttaattggacaagCACACGCTTAGTACTGGAtgagttataaaaaaaaattttaaatcctTTCTCCAACAAGCATGACAACCTACAaccttaaaacaaaaatatctcCAAAACATGCGTTGTATTTTACTGAAAcaccaatttttatttaatctacATGGTCTGTCCTACTGCATTTTCAGTTTAACACGTTGTTATGAAGGAGTTTTTGTGTTTGAGAAGGAAAACACCAAAACACAAAACGCCATTAGGGTCAGTTCTCCCTCTAAGAATATGGTAGTACTTCAGCTCTGCAGAAACGTTTTGCCAgctatgaataaatgaatcattgccAATTACCACAGACATCTGAAAGTACAGAAATGCTTAGTTATCACTGTTAGCCTCCTAGCTGAGCTAGCAAATCATCCTCAACACAGCCGCGATGGCACTACAACCTgtataataaaatcataaaacattcacatactGTCTCGATGTATTCAGCCTTGTTATATAAAATTTCACTCAGCTCCATTCCTGCAAAATGGTAATGCTTACAGCGGGGATTATTTTGTTCAGCTAGGGCGTTAGCTATTCTCTCACGCCTGTATACCAATAAGTCCCGCCCACACCCACTATACTCGGATAACGATGCGTTCCAATTGGCGGATTTCTCGTGAGCATGAACGACTAGCCAATCATAGTGCAGGAACGTGAAGCTACCTTGTCACTTCCGCATCCAGGCTATATTAAGGCAGTACTAACCGAACTCTGATCACCTAAAAACTGGGATATGTGAGAGACTTTAGTTATCTAGTAGgaatatctagtatatagttatttatctctttattttattttattttatttatgtagtattgttttggtattattaatatttatttatttattggttttgtttttttccattttatttaaaattttctgCCAATctgctgcccacactccagtccagtaggtggcggtattGCACTGTTAACTGGTTTGCCAAAcgccattaaaacaaaaacaacaagaagaagaactgCTCACCTGGCTAAAATAAAGTCAATACTAACTGAACACATTACTGCTTAATAATTTCATAATCAGtactaaaataaatcaattaaatgaataaaaagacaaaaaaaaaaaacacgtaaaTAATTATTAACCACTTTATCCAAGGCAGGGGCACAAtggaatcagaatcagaatccaTCCAAGGGGATCCACTGTGTGATCCACCATGTGAAGGTGTGGAGTGGGAATACACCCAGAACATGGCagggcaccatgtacacacacgttcacacacttgTTCACACCTAGATGCTGCTTAGAGTAGCAAACacacctactagcatgtttttgggaggtgggagaaaactggagaacacggaggaaacccacacagacatgaggaCAACATACAAACCTCCACACAGCAAGTCGAGCTCGGATTCAAACCAGGGATCCTGTAACTGAGAGACAGCAGTGTTAACCACTACACCCTGTGCTAATATAAACTATTTCTAAAAATTAGCATACCTAATGTTACTAGCAGCATCCATTGACTTTCATAGCTAACCAGGTTTGTTAACAAGCTAGCTAGTTTAACTGTAATATTGGAACAGATGGAAGCTGACGTTCATGACCTTGGTGTCTCATGAATCAGGGTCTAAGCCATCCTTCATTTTCaaggaaaataaatgtataaaaataaaattataatttattttcccattcacaccattttatttgctgttaacaaatggctatatatatatatatatatatatatatatatatatatatatatatatatatatatatatatatatgtgtgtgtgtgtgtgtgtgtgtgtgtgtgtgtgtgtgtgtgtgtgtgttgaatgatTACACAGAATGAAATATTTAGTTTCATTCAgagttaattatttaattatttaagtctgtgtctctgtcacaTAACATGTCATCGGCAGTGATTGAGAAGGTGCATGTGAGATACAGTAGTGGTTTAAGAATGGAAATGGCAAGTTACTGAAAGGTAGTAAAATTTGTTTTTAGCTCTCCCATTGAATATCCCAACTGGCCATATCTAGCTATATTTCACAGACAGCAATGTGCCACAATGGTGCCAAAATACCAACTTTAGGCTACTTAGCAGGGTAACATTCCCCTTTGACTTTTTCATATTAACCCAAATAAATAACTCTAGTTGgaaagtggtaaaaaaaaaataaaaaaataaaaacatgttgcatttatAACGCAATACATAACAGTTCAGAGAAGCTAcacatgtttttgtgttattgGATTCTATTTATTTTCAACAACCACTGCATAAGTGATATACAAATTCTATATACaatcaaatttatgcagaaccAAACCGAGGTACATTTTAATACTTTGAAATAGTTTCAATACTCCTCCACATCGTGTGCAAAGGGGACATTTGGCCAGGTTTTTTAGTTGAGCAGGACATTTATTTAGGTCCTTGACCTAACACGGCTGTGGAGGTGCTGGTTTTACCTCCATGGCTGGCTATTGGGACCACATACAGGGTGGTTTCTGATGTGTTTGACATGCCCAGATCGACTATCTACATCAATCGAGTTGCACTGGCTCTGCGATGGATGATGGATGACTGGGAGTTGGTGGAGAGTGTTAGGAGATTCGGGGGCATTTAGCTTCTGGAAGGAGATGGTTATGTTGATGAATGTCACCTCCACAGCAAGCCTCGTGAGCCAGATGCCCAAATTGCAAGTTATTCCCATCTATCCAGCTGCAGGCCATGTGGGACCACAGCACCAAGTTTTTTACCATTTCAGTCAATTATACAAAAGGAACTGAGGATGAGGGAAGAGGAGATGATTAGGCAGACAGTGGGAGTGACCTGAGAGCTGCAACCatattacacattattacatttatactcATTATTACGTTTAACAATACATGTCTGAcagctatgtaaaaaaaaattgtttttacatCATTGTTTCCTGTCTCATCTTACTGGTAAATCTGAATCTgttattgttaaaaataaaataaataaataaattttaaaaaaaccacaaaaaaaaaccccaaagataATAACGCATAATCTCTGGTGAATTAAGATAAAATACTgtaagtaaaatgtattttttattagtttttattttatatgatttttattGCTGTATTGTACTTAGAGTATGTTCAACTAGCAATCAGGGAACCTACCAGTAAATACCAGTAAACATACCTGGAACATCCCCGTAAAACTTCAGCTTCCGTAATGTACgtatctggggtttttttttaatggcttaTAAGTTTGTTCTCTGACCACAAGATGGCGCTGTGACCAAATACAAAAGATGAcaatcatgttctacatatttaCACTGGTGTCTAAAAGTATGAGAGCACTTGTGAAAATGCTTCTGgcattctttttcaatttaacacaaaggctttcattacaaattatattattagcaacaacttaaaaaaaagtacaatcttaaaaatatttgcatgaatttcagaatttcttagtatttggtttgTTCCCTTTTTCCTGTAATGACAATGTGCACtcaagctggcatggactccacaagtttgtgtaaaacttGATGATCCATGTTATCAAATCCATCGGCGCCTGAACACGGGCTTCAGCGGAAGGGAAATCTGACCTTGTGTACAAAGGAGTTAATATGGTCAAGTAGTGACCTAGAAAATGTGCaataccatccatccaaccatcttctataccacttatcctactgggtcgcagggaacctggagcctatcccagggagcatcgggcacaaggcagggtacaccctggacggggtgatGTGCAACATCAACAATATTGAATAGTCACGATGTTGCACATTTCCTTTATTTTGTCTTAGACTTTTAtatatgtttcacagatgagataaggttttattctattttggtctcatctgtcaacaa
This genomic interval from Ictalurus furcatus strain D&B chromosome 2, Billie_1.0, whole genome shotgun sequence contains the following:
- the dctn5 gene encoding dynactin subunit 5, whose product is MELSEILYNKAEYIETASGNKVSRQSVLCGSQNIVLNGKTIVMNDCIIRGDLANVRVGRHCVIKSRSVIRPPFKKFSKGVAFFPLHIGDHVFIEEDCVVNAAQIGSYVHIGKNCVIGRRCVLKDCCKILDNTVLPPETVVPPFTVFSGCPGLFTGELPECTQELMIDVTKSYYQKFLPLSQI